A section of the Microbulbifer pacificus genome encodes:
- a CDS encoding VOC family protein, with protein sequence MLDHIGLIVHDYQRSKAFYQFALAPLGYELVMEMGDWAGFGWGGKPQLLIKGGSSTAPPVHIAFSAEDRDTVQSFFDMALQAGGKDNGAPGLRPEYHDNYFAAYVLDPDGHNIEVVCHIPADAF encoded by the coding sequence ATGCTGGACCATATTGGTCTGATCGTACACGACTACCAACGCAGCAAGGCATTTTACCAGTTTGCACTGGCGCCACTTGGCTACGAGCTGGTGATGGAGATGGGGGACTGGGCGGGGTTCGGTTGGGGCGGCAAGCCGCAGTTGCTGATCAAGGGGGGCTCCAGTACCGCGCCGCCGGTGCATATCGCGTTCAGTGCCGAAGACCGGGATACAGTTCAGTCATTTTTTGATATGGCGCTGCAGGCCGGCGGCAAGGACAATGGCGCCCCCGGGTTGCGCCCCGAATATCACGACAATTACTTCGCCGCCTATGTGCTTGACCCGGATGGGCACAATATCGAAGTGGTGTGCCACATTCCCGCGGATGCCTTTTAG
- a CDS encoding YciI family protein, with protein sequence MTLRNCIATALAMLMLSATALAADTSKTKPTFDPQLAAELGADEYGMHKYVMALLKAGPNRDQDQATAAELQRAHMANIQRLAEEGVLVLAGPFLDGGELRGIYIFDVDSVEEARKLTETDPAVKAGRLVMELHPWYGSAAVKKINQLHGIIAKQAP encoded by the coding sequence ATGACACTTCGTAACTGCATTGCCACAGCCTTGGCCATGCTGATGCTGTCCGCAACTGCGTTAGCGGCAGATACCAGCAAAACAAAACCGACATTTGACCCGCAGCTGGCGGCAGAGTTGGGGGCCGATGAATACGGTATGCACAAGTACGTGATGGCGTTGCTGAAGGCCGGGCCCAACCGCGATCAGGATCAAGCCACCGCCGCCGAACTGCAGCGGGCGCATATGGCGAATATCCAGCGTTTGGCGGAAGAGGGCGTGCTGGTGCTGGCAGGCCCGTTTCTGGATGGCGGCGAGCTGCGCGGGATTTACATATTCGATGTGGATTCCGTGGAAGAGGCGCGCAAGCTGACAGAAACCGATCCCGCGGTGAAAGCGGGGCGCCTGGTGATGGAGTTGCACCCCTGGTACGGATCCGCAGCGGTAAAGAAGATTAACCAGCTACATGGAATCATCGCCAAGCAGGCGCCGTGA
- a CDS encoding PadR family transcriptional regulator, producing MSLRFAVLSLLDIEPGSGYDLKRRFERSVNHFWSASHQQMYRELHKLHSEGLLDCAEELQDGRPDKKVYSLTAAGRTALEAWAAKPAAAQKIRDPFLIQVFAGHHLPPAQMHAELQRHLNEHRATLATYEAQNARFYQRPPEQQQKLWISHQPLLLGIETEKAWIGWAEQLLARLDAEMAEGGETSAG from the coding sequence ATGTCACTGAGATTCGCCGTATTGAGCCTGCTGGATATCGAGCCCGGCAGTGGCTATGACCTGAAGCGCCGCTTCGAGCGCAGCGTCAATCACTTCTGGAGTGCCAGCCACCAGCAGATGTACCGGGAGCTGCACAAGCTGCACAGTGAGGGACTACTGGATTGCGCGGAAGAATTGCAGGACGGTCGTCCAGACAAGAAAGTTTACAGCCTTACGGCTGCCGGGCGCACTGCCCTCGAAGCCTGGGCGGCGAAACCCGCCGCAGCACAGAAGATCCGCGACCCCTTTCTGATCCAGGTGTTCGCCGGCCACCATCTGCCCCCGGCGCAGATGCATGCGGAACTGCAACGCCACCTCAACGAGCACCGCGCCACACTCGCCACCTACGAGGCGCAGAACGCGCGCTTTTACCAACGCCCTCCGGAGCAACAGCAGAAGTTGTGGATATCCCACCAGCCACTGTTGCTGGGGATAGAGACGGAGAAGGCCTGGATTGGCTGGGCGGAACAGCTGCTGGCGCGGCTGGATGCGGAAATGGCCGAGGGCGGTGAGACCAGCGCAGGCTGA
- the alaE gene encoding L-alanine exporter AlaE: protein MSPQSLSQATEAIPVSPPVMVLEDEQPVETPQSTNTRFNEQRNRRTRWNEWLLDVFAMNSFSWAIAIPIELVLAGMSWSEHLKVRLLAVVFNTLIARPFSLYRNWVVGRFGRGGALHNYGVDTFVFLSFQLPLYILNMLLGGASSGEIATACITFMLIAGALGRPYGMYLDCLRRLWLSRRVEADSAVTS, encoded by the coding sequence ATGTCGCCGCAATCTTTGTCTCAGGCCACCGAAGCCATCCCCGTCTCGCCGCCCGTTATGGTCCTGGAGGATGAGCAGCCGGTAGAGACGCCTCAGTCCACCAACACCCGGTTCAATGAGCAGCGCAACCGCCGCACCCGCTGGAACGAGTGGCTGCTGGATGTGTTTGCCATGAACAGCTTCTCCTGGGCGATCGCGATCCCCATCGAGCTGGTGTTGGCTGGCATGAGCTGGAGCGAGCACCTGAAGGTGCGTCTGCTGGCGGTGGTATTCAACACGCTGATCGCGCGTCCGTTCAGCCTCTACCGCAACTGGGTGGTGGGGCGTTTCGGCCGCGGCGGCGCCCTGCACAACTACGGCGTCGATACCTTTGTATTCCTCAGTTTCCAGCTGCCCCTGTATATCCTGAATATGTTGCTGGGGGGTGCTTCCAGTGGCGAGATCGCCACCGCCTGTATTACTTTCATGCTGATCGCCGGCGCTCTCGGCCGCCCCTACGGCATGTATCTCGACTGCCTGCGCCGCCTGTGGCTTAGTCGGCGGGTTGAGGCGGACAGCGCCGTGACCAGCTGA
- a CDS encoding RipA family octameric membrane protein, with amino-acid sequence MNEQQYLCEHYRFNAEQRLNAFNFFVVLSMFVDGGVFTAVEKNFHPLIVMLLGGFVVIVSAVFWVMDLRSRQLLSLAVPGLRAMEQQLPEQARVFTRDLNSHGRFIRYTTAIRALILGQLACGTAVVFYGLLSYLNFL; translated from the coding sequence GTGAATGAGCAGCAGTATCTGTGTGAGCACTACCGCTTCAATGCGGAGCAGCGATTAAATGCATTCAATTTTTTCGTGGTCCTGTCCATGTTTGTTGATGGCGGCGTATTCACCGCAGTGGAAAAGAATTTCCACCCGCTGATTGTGATGCTGCTGGGCGGATTTGTGGTGATCGTCTCTGCGGTGTTCTGGGTCATGGATCTGCGCAGTCGTCAGTTGTTGAGTCTGGCGGTGCCCGGGCTTCGCGCCATGGAGCAGCAGTTACCGGAACAGGCGCGGGTGTTTACCCGTGACCTGAATTCCCACGGTCGCTTTATCCGCTATACCACCGCCATCCGCGCGCTGATTTTGGGGCAGCTCGCGTGCGGTACTGCGGTGGTATTTTACGGTCTGCTTTCGTATTTAAATTTTCTGTAA
- a CDS encoding universal stress protein has translation MQNILVILDKPKHEQIALQRALELAEKSGANLHLVSFVYEPLVSMPMLSGSILNISEELEKERGKWLQALQSEYTLPAGSTAEVAWHHDIPYWTLEYLENNACDLVVKTAQKQFGRGGFGSIDWRLIESLPTLLWLAVSTHWVKRDRIVAALDPAVSNPLHVELNQRVLALGGALSQLLGAELESVACVPIHSEVADLDEFREQTGALLQAVDKVIAESGVTCSRTHFVTGKPAAEVNRVVDRNKARAILVGRGVRKGPRGFVLGNTAERILGRANTDVLIVP, from the coding sequence ATGCAGAATATTCTCGTCATCCTCGACAAGCCCAAGCACGAACAGATCGCCTTACAGCGGGCGCTGGAACTGGCGGAGAAGTCGGGGGCGAATTTGCATCTGGTGAGTTTTGTGTACGAGCCGCTGGTCTCCATGCCCATGCTGTCCGGCTCCATTCTGAATATCAGTGAGGAATTGGAGAAAGAGCGCGGCAAGTGGCTGCAGGCACTGCAGAGCGAGTACACACTTCCAGCTGGTTCCACCGCCGAAGTTGCCTGGCACCACGACATCCCCTACTGGACCCTCGAATATCTGGAAAATAACGCCTGCGACCTGGTGGTGAAAACCGCCCAGAAGCAGTTCGGTCGCGGCGGCTTTGGCTCCATCGACTGGCGCCTGATCGAAAGCCTACCAACTCTCCTCTGGCTCGCCGTCAGCACCCATTGGGTCAAGCGCGACCGCATTGTTGCCGCTCTCGACCCCGCAGTGAGCAACCCCCTGCATGTGGAGCTGAACCAGCGCGTGCTCGCCCTCGGAGGCGCGCTCAGCCAGTTGCTCGGTGCCGAGCTGGAATCGGTCGCCTGTGTGCCGATCCACAGTGAAGTGGCCGACCTGGACGAGTTTCGCGAGCAGACCGGTGCCCTGTTACAGGCAGTGGACAAGGTGATCGCCGAAAGTGGCGTCACCTGTAGCAGAACCCATTTTGTCACCGGCAAGCCCGCCGCCGAAGTCAACCGCGTGGTGGACCGAAACAAGGCGCGCGCGATTCTCGTTGGACGTGGTGTGCGCAAGGGGCCGCGCGGCTTTGTACTGGGCAACACCGCCGAGCGCATACTCGGTCGTGCCAATACCGATGTGTTGATCGTACCCTGA
- a CDS encoding DUF4870 family protein: MSEQYPAPQQLERERAGRDIATLVYLIQAISLFTAVPFFVGVIINYAKRGDVRGTLAESHFRWQIRTFWYSLLWFVVGWATVWILVGFAVWGISWVWMVYRVIRGWLTLADNRPAYS, from the coding sequence ATGTCCGAGCAGTACCCTGCCCCGCAACAGCTCGAGCGCGAACGCGCCGGTCGTGATATCGCCACCCTGGTTTACCTGATCCAGGCGATCAGTCTTTTTACCGCGGTGCCTTTTTTCGTTGGGGTGATCATCAACTACGCCAAGCGCGGCGATGTACGCGGCACCCTGGCGGAGTCCCATTTCCGCTGGCAGATACGCACCTTCTGGTACAGCCTGCTATGGTTTGTGGTCGGGTGGGCCACCGTATGGATCCTGGTTGGTTTTGCGGTGTGGGGGATCAGCTGGGTGTGGATGGTATATCGTGTGATCCGTGGCTGGCTGACCCTCGCGGACAACCGCCCCGCTTATTCGTAA
- a CDS encoding TonB-dependent receptor, with the protein MSLALILSFAANGAVAAAQSPSGSVNEQESVEEVTVLGRQLNLNGKAISASQGEVGPAEIGAWPLIRTGDLMEFVPGMVATQHSGSGKANQYFLRGFNLDHGTDFATFVDGMPVNLRTHGHGQGYTDLNFVIPETVERLRYRKGPYYAEVGDFSSAGSASFVLAEKLDSGLAELSLGEHGYRRGVVADSSESGGRDLLFAAEWQSYDGPWSDVSEDVNKVNLLGKLSADVVGGRAQLTFMGYDNQWNSPDQIPERAVDQGIIDAYGSLDTSLGGDTRRYSLSGGWTGALAGGALAASAYAIDYDFSLWSDFTYFLDNPASGDQFQQRDDRRIYGFELAQQWQREEIGWQLGLQGRRDDIDRVGLYHTASREVLGTVREDRVLEDSLGVFAVNQIQWSGALRSYIGLRYDHYDFDVEAGLAANSGRRSDGKSSLKASLAWQPWPVSEFYLSYGQGLHSNDARGTVIKVDPVSAGAVDAVDPLVESRGVELGSRLFVTDQLHATLALWQLDLDSELLFVGDAGNTEASRPSERQGVEAGLYWFASERISGELEVSYTEASFGDFDPAGDEIPGAIPLVASAALNYSGDNGWFASVHLRHFSAYPLIEDASVESDGSSLVNLRLGRDVHNWRLQLDLLNALDSSDHDVDYFYASRLPGEGADGVEDIHYHTFEPRTLRASLRYRF; encoded by the coding sequence ATGTCTCTAGCTCTGATCCTGTCCTTTGCCGCCAACGGCGCTGTCGCTGCCGCGCAGTCACCGTCCGGTTCAGTCAATGAACAGGAGTCAGTGGAGGAAGTTACGGTCCTCGGTCGCCAGCTGAACCTGAATGGCAAGGCGATTTCCGCGTCGCAAGGGGAGGTGGGGCCGGCGGAGATCGGCGCCTGGCCGCTGATCCGCACCGGCGACCTGATGGAGTTTGTACCCGGTATGGTGGCTACCCAGCACTCCGGCAGCGGCAAGGCCAACCAGTATTTCCTGCGCGGTTTCAATCTGGATCACGGCACGGATTTCGCCACCTTTGTCGACGGTATGCCGGTGAACCTGCGCACCCACGGCCACGGTCAGGGCTACACCGATCTCAACTTCGTCATTCCGGAAACTGTCGAACGCCTGCGTTACCGCAAGGGGCCCTACTACGCGGAAGTGGGGGACTTTTCCTCCGCCGGTTCCGCCAGTTTTGTGCTGGCGGAAAAACTGGATAGCGGCCTTGCCGAACTGAGCCTCGGCGAGCACGGTTATCGCCGCGGTGTGGTGGCGGACTCGTCAGAATCCGGCGGCAGAGATCTGCTGTTCGCCGCCGAATGGCAGAGCTATGACGGCCCCTGGAGTGACGTCAGTGAGGACGTCAACAAGGTCAACCTGCTCGGCAAGCTATCCGCTGATGTTGTTGGCGGCCGCGCACAGCTCACATTCATGGGTTATGACAACCAGTGGAACTCCCCGGACCAGATTCCCGAGCGCGCCGTGGACCAGGGCATCATCGACGCCTACGGTTCCCTCGATACGAGCCTGGGCGGCGACACCCGTCGCTACAGTCTCTCCGGGGGCTGGACCGGTGCGCTGGCGGGCGGTGCGCTTGCCGCCAGCGCCTATGCCATCGATTACGACTTCAGCCTCTGGTCCGACTTCACTTACTTCCTGGATAACCCGGCCAGCGGCGATCAGTTCCAGCAGCGGGACGACCGCCGTATCTACGGATTCGAACTGGCACAGCAGTGGCAGCGGGAAGAAATTGGCTGGCAGCTGGGATTGCAGGGGCGCCGCGACGATATTGACCGCGTGGGCCTCTATCACACCGCCTCCCGCGAGGTACTGGGCACGGTGCGGGAAGACCGAGTGCTGGAAGACAGCCTGGGAGTCTTCGCGGTCAATCAGATCCAGTGGAGTGGCGCCCTGCGCAGTTATATTGGTCTGCGCTACGACCACTACGACTTCGATGTGGAGGCCGGGCTCGCCGCCAACAGTGGCCGTCGCAGCGACGGTAAATCCTCGCTCAAGGCCAGCCTCGCCTGGCAGCCCTGGCCGGTGTCCGAGTTCTATCTGAGCTATGGCCAGGGCCTGCACTCCAATGATGCCCGCGGCACTGTGATCAAGGTGGACCCGGTGTCTGCTGGGGCGGTGGATGCGGTGGACCCGCTGGTGGAATCCCGCGGGGTTGAGTTGGGTTCACGGCTGTTCGTGACCGACCAGCTGCACGCCACCCTGGCCCTGTGGCAGCTGGATCTGGATTCCGAACTGTTGTTTGTAGGTGATGCCGGCAATACCGAGGCCAGCCGTCCCAGCGAGCGACAGGGCGTGGAGGCGGGGCTCTACTGGTTTGCCTCTGAGCGCATCAGCGGCGAGCTGGAGGTGTCCTATACCGAGGCGAGCTTCGGGGATTTTGACCCGGCGGGGGATGAAATCCCCGGTGCCATTCCCCTGGTGGCCAGTGCCGCGCTCAACTATAGCGGTGACAACGGCTGGTTCGCCTCCGTGCACCTGCGTCACTTCAGCGCCTATCCCTTGATCGAGGACGCCAGCGTGGAGTCCGATGGCTCATCGCTGGTGAACCTGCGTCTGGGGCGGGATGTGCACAACTGGCGGCTGCAACTGGATCTGCTGAACGCCCTGGATTCCAGCGACCACGATGTGGACTATTTTTACGCGTCGCGCTTGCCCGGGGAGGGTGCCGATGGGGTAGAGGATATCCATTACCACACCTTCGAGCCGCGTACCCTGCGCGCCTCGTTGCGTTATCGCTTCTGA
- a CDS encoding ATP-binding response regulator produces MTYCRPASSSCANASSDQVHNTHPPFARAQRILTGGLLSVSPPLAFAFPGEALLLEPRLSLIWLLLAGVVVVASVVAWLRVRAKLQAVEDAAAAKVADLQAENAKLFRQVQARVQELMERDKRLEEARVSTEQAEEEQRDFLSLTGHRMRKPLETLVSTLGLLARGGNEETRHLAEAALGQCRSLRSNIEEIQRAGQAIHEAPGAILPQTLLGSDDSTRELEILLVENDAHSSLRPRLEACGHKVRRETNGVDGAEAALKGNFDLVLIDIHLPLIDGVETASKIRGDFANDNLIMFGMLEQVGKGDKERYAGRGLSGVLPSQPSDSQLAQLLSWVEQKTRSITPANGKFTRANKVLNPSTLERQRDTLGHLAFAELLGDRLANLPKKITVLTSALTGRHWLDAQHQAQALAAEAEGVGLEVVASRLKALAARLSIDSEREYCRHQRTEILGLMRTSIQQLKSWRENNVHTEWALR; encoded by the coding sequence ATGACCTACTGCCGTCCGGCGAGTAGTAGCTGTGCCAATGCCAGCTCAGACCAAGTTCACAACACCCATCCCCCGTTTGCCCGTGCGCAGCGGATCCTGACTGGCGGCCTACTGTCAGTATCGCCGCCACTGGCGTTTGCCTTCCCCGGCGAAGCCCTGCTGCTGGAACCCCGACTATCACTGATCTGGCTGCTGTTAGCTGGGGTTGTGGTGGTGGCAAGCGTGGTCGCGTGGCTGCGGGTGCGCGCTAAGCTGCAGGCTGTGGAAGATGCCGCTGCCGCCAAAGTCGCAGACCTGCAGGCGGAAAACGCCAAGCTTTTCCGCCAGGTACAGGCGCGGGTACAGGAATTGATGGAGCGCGACAAACGCCTCGAAGAGGCGCGGGTCTCCACGGAGCAGGCAGAGGAAGAGCAGCGGGATTTCCTCTCTCTCACCGGGCACCGAATGCGCAAACCCCTGGAAACCCTGGTCAGTACCCTCGGACTGCTGGCCCGCGGTGGCAATGAGGAAACCCGCCACCTGGCCGAGGCTGCCCTCGGTCAGTGCCGCAGTCTGCGCAGCAATATTGAAGAGATCCAGCGCGCCGGCCAGGCCATCCACGAGGCACCGGGGGCAATCCTGCCCCAGACATTGCTCGGCAGTGACGATTCCACACGCGAGCTGGAGATCCTGCTGGTGGAAAATGACGCACACTCCAGCCTGCGCCCGCGACTTGAGGCCTGCGGGCACAAGGTGCGCCGTGAAACCAACGGTGTGGACGGCGCCGAGGCTGCGCTCAAGGGCAACTTTGATCTGGTGCTGATCGACATACATCTACCGCTGATTGACGGCGTGGAAACGGCGAGCAAGATCCGCGGTGATTTCGCCAATGACAACCTGATCATGTTTGGCATGCTCGAGCAGGTAGGCAAGGGAGACAAGGAGCGCTACGCCGGACGTGGCCTCTCCGGTGTGCTGCCTTCCCAGCCCAGTGATAGCCAGTTGGCGCAACTACTGAGCTGGGTGGAACAGAAAACGCGTAGCATTACGCCCGCAAACGGCAAGTTCACTCGCGCCAACAAGGTGCTGAACCCCAGCACCCTGGAGCGCCAGCGCGATACCCTGGGGCATCTGGCCTTCGCCGAACTCTTGGGCGATCGTCTGGCCAATCTGCCGAAAAAGATTACCGTCTTGACCAGTGCTTTGACTGGCCGCCATTGGCTCGACGCCCAACACCAGGCCCAGGCTCTTGCTGCTGAAGCGGAGGGCGTGGGGCTGGAAGTGGTGGCCAGCCGTCTCAAGGCACTGGCGGCGCGACTCTCCATCGACAGCGAGCGAGAATATTGCCGACACCAGCGCACTGAGATATTGGGGCTGATGCGTACTTCTATCCAGCAGCTGAAATCCTGGCGGGAGAATAATGTACATACGGAGTGGGCTTTGAGGTAA